A stretch of Gemmatimonas aurantiaca T-27 DNA encodes these proteins:
- a CDS encoding DUF6174 domain-containing protein → MNALRRVSYTGIRAARPVALALAAVILTACSDSTGPGDSELTAAEARWRLVQPASNSYVMRQQVQCFCGFAGSEFIVTVTNGAVSAATPAAPPQNGFDTPPLTAFRTVDQLFSEVRNTLGKSGTLKDVTYDPVAGYPTRLSLDPLPNAIDDEVVYVTRGVGAP, encoded by the coding sequence ATGAACGCGCTGCGTCGCGTATCGTACACTGGCATCCGCGCCGCGCGTCCGGTGGCGCTCGCACTGGCCGCTGTGATACTCACAGCCTGCAGCGATTCCACCGGCCCGGGCGATTCGGAGCTGACCGCCGCGGAAGCACGGTGGCGGCTCGTACAGCCCGCTTCCAACAGTTACGTGATGCGCCAGCAGGTTCAGTGCTTCTGTGGCTTCGCGGGTTCGGAGTTCATCGTGACCGTCACGAATGGAGCGGTCTCGGCGGCTACTCCAGCGGCACCGCCTCAGAACGGGTTCGATACGCCGCCACTCACCGCGTTCCGTACGGTCGATCAGCTCTTCAGCGAGGTGCGCAACACGCTCGGGAAGTCGGGGACGCTCAAGGACGTCACCTACGACCCCGTCGCGGGATACCCGACACGGTTGTCGCTCGATCCGCTGCCCAACGCGATCGATGACGAGGTGGTGTACGTGACCCGCGGGGTTGGCGCACCCTAG
- a CDS encoding zf-HC2 domain-containing protein encodes MNDTAQQSRPHDGEMSCDLVSSQVAAYLDGTLSPEAASRLEWHAASCAKCEVLLETATTRPMTYAPALPASLKVPTLAAVDAQRQLQHARHQRNLRWRRGGIVVTLAAAAVLVVTVVTRNGGLTNDPLMVADSGRVTSSPSAPLKSGVMREAESMAKVQAAPEFSALDAAMQELDAALEATPDDAELRRYRSTIRTRRDELERRVRDAAS; translated from the coding sequence ATGAACGACACTGCTCAGCAGTCCCGACCCCACGACGGGGAGATGTCCTGTGATCTCGTGTCCTCGCAGGTGGCGGCCTATCTCGACGGGACGTTGTCACCGGAGGCCGCGTCGCGCCTGGAATGGCATGCGGCTTCCTGTGCGAAGTGCGAGGTGTTGCTCGAGACGGCAACCACACGACCGATGACCTATGCGCCGGCACTGCCTGCGTCACTCAAGGTGCCGACACTCGCTGCTGTCGACGCACAGCGACAGTTGCAGCACGCACGGCATCAGCGAAATCTGCGCTGGCGTCGCGGTGGCATCGTGGTGACGCTGGCTGCGGCGGCCGTGCTTGTTGTCACCGTCGTGACGCGCAACGGTGGTTTGACGAACGATCCGCTGATGGTGGCCGACTCGGGGCGGGTCACCAGCAGTCCGTCTGCCCCTTTGAAATCCGGTGTGATGCGCGAAGCGGAATCGATGGCCAAAGTACAGGCCGCCCCGGAGTTTTCGGCGCTGGATGCGGCGATGCAGGAACTCGATGCCGCACTGGAGGCCACACCCGACGACGCGGAGCTGCGTCGATATCGTTCCACCATTCGCACGCGACGCGATGAACTCGAGCGTCGTGTG
- a CDS encoding RNA polymerase sigma factor, whose amino-acid sequence MIDPVVRAAQEGDAAAFARLYDLHAPRLFALALGLTSDRQMAEELVQDTFVRVWERLGTFRGDCAFGTWLHRVAVNVLLVNERSRKRRALRVAIESDLADGDDGAAPRLDGPMRSPDIALSMDLETAVSRLPAGARAVFVLHDVGGYAHAEIADQLGIAEGTSKAHLFRARRLLRGMLDR is encoded by the coding sequence GTGATCGACCCCGTCGTGCGCGCCGCGCAGGAGGGGGACGCCGCGGCTTTTGCCCGGCTGTATGACCTGCACGCGCCACGATTGTTCGCGTTGGCTCTGGGTCTGACGAGCGATCGGCAGATGGCCGAAGAACTGGTGCAGGACACCTTCGTGCGTGTTTGGGAGCGGCTGGGCACGTTCCGCGGTGATTGTGCATTCGGCACCTGGCTGCATCGCGTGGCCGTGAATGTGTTGCTGGTGAACGAACGCAGCCGCAAACGCCGGGCGCTGCGGGTGGCGATCGAGTCGGACCTCGCCGATGGTGACGACGGCGCCGCTCCTCGTTTGGACGGCCCCATGCGCAGCCCCGACATCGCACTGTCCATGGATCTCGAAACGGCGGTGTCCCGATTGCCAGCCGGCGCGCGTGCGGTCTTCGTGCTGCATGACGTCGGCGGCTATGCACACGCCGAAATCGCCGACCAGCTTGGTATCGCCGAAGGCACCTCCAAGGCTCACCTGTTCCGGGCGCGACGACTGTTGCGCGGGATGCTCGACCGATGA